GAAATCAGATGGAAATGAAGAGCGTGACCAGGTCGCTGCTGATACTGGAGGCGGTCGCACAGCATCAGCCGGTCACAGTGGGGGAACTGACGAAGCTCTTCGGACTCCCCAAGTCGACGGTGCAGCGCACGCTGGTGACCCTCAGCGAGGCCGGCTGGCTGCGGGCGAACCGGAAGGACACCACGCGCTGGGAGATCGGCGCGCGCGTGCTCGCCGTCCGGCCGGCAGCGCTCCAGGGATCGAACCTGCTCGCGGCGGCCAGGGATCCCATGATCAAGCTGCGTGACGCGCTGAACGAGACCATCCACCTGTCGGTGCCGGACGCGTTGCAGGGCATGGTGGTCGTGGACCGGGTGGACTGTAGCCACGCGGTACGGACGTATTACGGCATCGGCGACACTTCCCCGCTGCACGCCACCGCCACCGGGCGCGCCATCCTGGCGCACCTGCCGAAGGCGGACGTCGAGGAACTCATCGAGCGCGGGCTGGAACAGTTCAGCGAGGCCACCCCGACCGACGCCGACGTGCTGCGCGCCGAGCTGGAACGGGTGCGCGCCGACGGCTACTCGGTCAACAGGAACCAGTACCGGCCGGACGTGTGCGCCGTGGCCGCGCCGATCCTGGACGAGGACGCCACGCCGATCGCGTCCGTGGCCGTCTCCATGCCCGATTCGCGGTACGACGCGGAACGGGTGCCCGAGCTGGGGCATCTGATCGCCGACACGGCCCAGGAGATCGCGATACGGCGCAACGGCGCGTAGCAGCTGGGCCGGGTCGGCGCGGGCGCGAGGGCGCGGCGGCGCGAAGGCGCGGCGGCGCCGCGCCGCGCAGGAAGACGGGGGGCGAAAGCCCTCCCCGGTCCCGACCCGGCACCGACCTGCTGCCGCCCCTCCGCCTCTGTCCGGACGCCACCGGCAACAAGACCGCAGCCAACAAGACCGGCGCCGCGCGCCACGGCGGCCTGTCCCGCGAGGCCTTCTTCCGGTGGTGAGGCCGGCGGAAGCAGCTCGCCGCTCACCCGCGCAGCCCACGGTGACGGGCCCTGGAGCTGCGAAGATTCCGTGCCGTATGGTCGAAACGACGGCCGTCGCCGAACCGAGGAGAGCTCGTGAGCCAACAGTCCGCCGAACCGCAGCTGACCGGGGTGCGCAACTTCCGCGACGTGGGCGGTCTGCCCACCGTGGACGGGCGGCGGGTGCGCCAGGGCGTGCTCTTCCGCAGCGGTCACCTCGCGCACGCGACGGACGAGGACACGGCCTTCCTCGGCGGCCTGGGCCTGCACACGGTCTTCGACTTCCGCAACGAGGCCGACCAGGCGCTGGAGGGCCCCGACGTCGCCCTGCCGGGTGTGCGGAACCTCAACATCCCGCTGACGGACCCGGCCGAGGGCGTGGAGTTCTGGCGGATGGTGCGGGACGGCGAGCTGGACCAGCTCCGCGCGATCCTGGGCGACGGGCTGGCCGCCGCGCGGATGACCGGCTCCTACCGCACGATGATCTCCTCCCGCACCGCCGAGCACAGCCGGATCCTGCACGCGCTGGCCGAGGACAGCGTGCCGGCGCTGATGCACTGCGCCGCCGGCAAGGACCGGGCAGGTCTTTCGATAGCCATCACGCTGCTGGCCCTGGGGGTGGAGCGGGGCCCGATCGAGGCCGACTATCTGGAGTCGAACTCCCCGCACCGCCGGTACCGGGTGCGCCGCAGCGAGAAGTCCAGCGCCGGGATGTCGCCCGAGGTCATGGAGCTGCTGGCACCGCTCTTCGACGCGCGGGCCGCCTACCTGCACGCGGCGTTCACCACCATCGACGAGACCTGGGGCGATGTGGACACCTACCTCGCCAAGGGGCTCAAGATCTCGGCGGAGACCCGGGCCCGCCTCCAGTCCCGGCTCCTGGAGGACTGACCTGACGGGCGGGCCGGAAGGGCTGCCCCTCCCGGCCCCCTGCCCTCAGCTCCCGGCCCGGCACCGGCTCTTGGCTCGGCACCGGCTCCCCGCTCCCGGCCCGCTCAGCGGTTGGCGACCGCCTGCTTGACGAGGGTGCGGCCGAAGTCCCACATGAGGCCGCCGCCGTTGTGTGCGTCGTCCATGACCTGGGTGAAGGCGTCCACGAAGCGTTCGACCTCGGCCTCGCCCACCACCAGCGGCGGGATCAGCTTGATGACCTCCAGGTGGTCGCCCGAGACTTGCGTGAGGATCCGGTGCTTCTGGAGCAGCGGGGCCACCACCAGCTGCGCGAACAGGCCCTTGCGTGCGG
This sequence is a window from Streptomyces sp. NBC_01775. Protein-coding genes within it:
- a CDS encoding IclR family transcriptional regulator, which codes for MKSVTRSLLILEAVAQHQPVTVGELTKLFGLPKSTVQRTLVTLSEAGWLRANRKDTTRWEIGARVLAVRPAALQGSNLLAAARDPMIKLRDALNETIHLSVPDALQGMVVVDRVDCSHAVRTYYGIGDTSPLHATATGRAILAHLPKADVEELIERGLEQFSEATPTDADVLRAELERVRADGYSVNRNQYRPDVCAVAAPILDEDATPIASVAVSMPDSRYDAERVPELGHLIADTAQEIAIRRNGA
- a CDS encoding tyrosine-protein phosphatase; translated protein: MSQQSAEPQLTGVRNFRDVGGLPTVDGRRVRQGVLFRSGHLAHATDEDTAFLGGLGLHTVFDFRNEADQALEGPDVALPGVRNLNIPLTDPAEGVEFWRMVRDGELDQLRAILGDGLAAARMTGSYRTMISSRTAEHSRILHALAEDSVPALMHCAAGKDRAGLSIAITLLALGVERGPIEADYLESNSPHRRYRVRRSEKSSAGMSPEVMELLAPLFDARAAYLHAAFTTIDETWGDVDTYLAKGLKISAETRARLQSRLLED